In the Arachis ipaensis cultivar K30076 chromosome B10, Araip1.1, whole genome shotgun sequence genome, one interval contains:
- the LOC107623681 gene encoding uncharacterized protein LOC107623681 has translation MLVWIKFKYMEKKKPMPTMLILQVRKMKNMRHRMMKIFTSMTMKMTSIGMMLSLMLTSLWNNCIKKLRKRKEKKRNIESKKKKKAGGVQSSGLSEDEGLDSNELEDLPPEGDKEYKTFPVYNELKDMSAYGWEVRTLFATREEFKDAVTTYVVHSGRNGKFPVVDKG, from the coding sequence ATGTTGGTTTGGATAAAATTCAAATACATGGAGAAGAAGAAGCCCATGCCAACAATGTTGATTCTTCAAGTGAGGAAGATGAAGAATATGAGACACAGGATGATGAAGATCTTTACTTCTATGACAATGAAGATGACTTCTATAGGGATGATGCTCTCTTTGATGTTGACATCACTTTGGAATAACTGTAtcaagaaattaagaaaaagaaaagaaaagaaaagaaacattgagtcaaagaagaagaaaaaggctgGCGGGGTGCAAAGCAGTGGGCTTAGTGAGGATGAGGGGCTGGATAGTAATGAATTAGAAGATTTGCCTCCTGAAGGGGACAAAGAATACAAAACATTTCCGGTGTATAATGAGTTGAAGGACATGAGTGCTTATGGGTGGGAGGTTAGAACATTATTTGCTACAAGAGAGGAATTCAAGGATGCGGTGACTACATATGTCGTGCATAGTGGCAGAAATGGTAAGTTTCCAGTTGTCGACAAGGGCTGA
- the LOC107621376 gene encoding uncharacterized protein LOC107621376, protein MAKLLDDAALWLPPPHFLDGAKGSPKADPDAVFCFPSEFPYEFGVSSPVESVAGSTETESSDEEEDFFAGLTRRLSQATIHDSRKQLATEKPEACKTRGMGGSPQSTLSGIGSWSGRSLVSSEGTPNGSSRVPSPSTTPFADRNDPWEVIYQAAGQVARMKLNDHVSQSNRGFLNSARATAAAPKDLHTTVCRSFYNHAPQVSQEQVLNQVWFYLGKAGAGNKAYWLLQQQNRVREICYESVKCGNLLRFWHGLQAQIRVLHFFFCVF, encoded by the exons ATGGCGAAGCTCCTTGACGACGCCGCTCTCTGGCTTCCGCCGCCGCACTTCCTCGACGGAGCTAAGGGCTCCCCAAAAGCCGACCCGGACGCCGTTTTCTGCTTTCCTTCCGAGTTCCCCTATGAGTTTGGTGTGTCCTCTCCGGTGGAGTCCGTTGCTGGCTCCACCGAGACGGAGAGCAGCGACGAGGAAGAAGACTTCTTCGCCGGCTTGACTCGCCGGCTCAGTCAGGCGACGATTCACGACTCACGCAAACAACTCGCCACTGAGAAACCTGAG GCATGCAAAACTCGCGGTATGGGCGGCTCGCCTCAGTCTACCCTTAGCGGAATCGGAAGCTGGTCCGGCCGTAGCTTAGTTTCTAGCGAAGGAACACCGAACGGATCTTCCCGTGTTCCTTCCCCTTCAACGACGCCGTTCGCCGACCGAAACGACCCTTGGGAGGTTATATACCAAGCCGCAGGACAAGTGGCTAGGATGAAGCTGAACGACCACGTGTCTCAGAGCAACAGAGGGTTTCTTAACTCTGCACGTGCCACCGCAGCAGCACCAAAGGACCTCCACACCACCGTATGCCGCTCGTTCTATAACCACGCTCCTCAG GTTTCTCAAGAGCAGGTGTTGAATCAAGTGTGGTTCTACTTGGGGAAGGCAGGGGCTGGTAATAAAGCATACTGGCTCCTCCAACAGCAGAACAGAGTGCGTGAAATTTGTTATGAGAGTGTAAAATGTGGTAATTTGTTACGCTTCTGGCATGGACTTCAAGCACAGATTCGTGTTCTCCACTTTTTCTTCTGTGTGTTCTAG
- the LOC107621375 gene encoding malonyl-CoA:anthocyanidin 5-O-glucoside-6''-O-malonyltransferase-like isoform X1, translating to MMAQTPPPIKVHEVYKVSPSQTPTTTTTLPLTFFDTIWLRLPPVERLFFYAFPNPTISFFDSLLPNLKRSLELTLQHFFPLAGNITWPQHSPIPTITYVPGHDSVSLTVSESNDDFDHISSDFCEVSKRRRLVPGLSVSDDKTSLLALQVTLFPNSGFVIGITTHHAGVDGNCSTVFVKAWAYACSKIMEHPSLSTLPTISLPENLTPFLDRSVIKDAKGLAQSFSDAWMNFSGPNNRSVMLWGNKNNREEVQLDNNESVKGVFELKPSHIQKLKNYVKSKTGIAKVSTFSVTVAYSLSCLVKAEQPEQEQVALVFPVDCRSRLEPVVSPTYFGNCLMGRLVLEETEKVMASEGFVTVLKGISEVLNGLESGVLNDVEKWQRKIESVFLEGKRAYSIAGSTRFGVYGVDFGYGRPKKVDVASVDKTGAFALSESRDGDGGVEIALALKKEQMEVFLSLFYGQFESF from the exons ATGATGGCGCAAACGCCACCACCGATCAAAGTCCATGAAGTTTACAAGGTATCGCCGTCACAAACCCCCACCACAACCACCACCCTACCCCTCACCTTCTTCGACACAATATGGCTAAGGCTTCCACCAGTTGAGCGTCTCTTCTTCTACGCATTCCCAAACCCAACCATCTCTTTCTTTGACTCTCTTCTTCCCAATCTCAAACGCTCCCTTGAACTCACTCTCCAACACTTCTTCCCCCTCGCCGGTAACATCACTTGGCCACAACATTCTCCGATTCCTACCATCACCTACGTCCCCGGACATGACTCCGTTTCTCTCACTGTTTCCGAGTCAAACGATGACTTTGACCACATTTCCTCTGACTTCTGTGAGGTTTCCAAACGACGCCGTTTGGTACCTGGCTTGAGCGTTTCCGATGACAAAACCTCCTTGCTCGCATTACAGGTTACTCTCTTTCCAAACTCCGGCTTCGTCATCGGAATAACAACTCACCACGCAGGTGTCGATGGAAACTGTTCAACGGTTTTTGTAAAAGCGTGGGCGTACGCGTGCTCCAAGATCATGGAACATCCATCTCTCTCAACTTTGCCAACGATATCGTTACCTGAAAATCTAACACCGTTTCTTGATAGATCCGTTATAAAGGACGCGAAAGGACTCGCCCAATCGTTTTCTGACGCGTGGATGAACTTCTCTGGACCAAACAATAGGAGCGTCATGCTCTGGGGAAACAAAAACAACCGTGAAGAAGTCCAGCTCGATAATAATGAGTCGGTTAAAGGCGTGTTTGAATTGAAGCCCTCGCATATTCAGAAGCTCAAGAATTATGTGAAATCCAAAACCGGCATCGCTAAGGTTTCAACTTTTTCTGTTACAGTTGCTTATTCATTATCATGCTTAGTGAAAGCAGAACAAC CAGAGCAGGAGCAAGTTGCTCTTGTGTTCCCTGTGGATTGTAGATCAAGATTGGAACCAGTGGTTTCTCCAACTTATTTTGGTAACTGCCTCATGGGGCGTTTGGTTTTGGAAGAGACAGAGAAGGTGATGGCAAGCGAGGGGTTCGTTACCGTGCTGAAAGGGATAAGCGAGGTTTTGAATGGATTGGAGAGTGGGGTTTTGAATGACGTAGAGAAATGGCAGAGGAAGATTGAATCTGTTTTTTTGGAAGGAAAGAGAGCGTACTCCATTGCTGGTTCAACCCGGTTCGGGGTTTATGGGGTTGATTTTGGATATGGAAGGCCTAAGAAAGTTGATGTTGCTTCGGTGGATAAAACCGGAGCTTTTGCACTTTCTGAGAGTAGAGATGGTGATGGTGGTGTTGAGATTGCTTTGGCTTTGAAGAAGGAACAAATGGAGgtttttttatctcttttttatGGTCAATTTGAATCTTTTTGA
- the LOC107621375 gene encoding malonyl-CoA:anthocyanidin 5-O-glucoside-6''-O-malonyltransferase-like isoform X2 — protein MMAQTPPPIKVHEVYKVSPSQTPTTTTTLPLTFFDTIWLRLPPVERLFFYAFPNPTISFFDSLLPNLKRSLELTLQHFFPLAGNITWPQHSPIPTITYVPGHDSVSLTVSESNDDFDHISSDFCEVSKRRRLVPGLSVSDDKTSLLALQVTLFPNSGFVIGITTHHAGVDGNCSTVFVKAWAYACSKIMEHPSLSTLPTISLPENLTPFLDRSVIKDAKGLAQSFSDAWMNFSGPNNRSVMLWGNKNNREEVQLDNNESVKGVFELKPSHIQKLKNYVKSKTGIAKVSTFSVTVAYSLSCLVKAEQPEQEQVALVFPVDCRSRLEPVVSPTYFGNCLMGRLVLEETEKVMASEGFVTVLKGISEVLNGLESGVLNDVEKWQRKIESVFLEGKRAYSIAGSTRFGVYGVDFGYGRPKKVDVASVDKTGAFALSESRDGDGGVEIALALKKEQMEVFLSLFYGQFESF, from the exons ATGATGGCGCAAACGCCACCACCGATCAAAGTCCATGAAGTTTACAAGGTATCGCCGTCACAAACCCCCACCACAACCACCACCCTACCCCTCACCTTCTTCGACACAATATGGCTAAGGCTTCCACCAGTTGAGCGTCTCTTCTTCTACGCATTCCCAAACCCAACCATCTCTTTCTTTGACTCTCTTCTTCCCAATCTCAAACGCTCCCTTGAACTCACTCTCCAACACTTCTTCCCCCTCGCCGGTAACATCACTTGGCCACAACATTCTCCGATTCCTACCATCACCTACGTCCCCGGACATGACTCCGTTTCTCTCACTGTTTCCGAGTCAAACGATGACTTTGACCACATTTCCTCTGACTTCTGTGAGGTTTCCAAACGACGCCGTTTGGTACCTGGCTTGAGCGTTTCCGATGACAAAACCTCCTTGCTCGCATTACAGGTTACTCTCTTTCCAAACTCCGGCTTCGTCATCGGAATAACAACTCACCACGCAGGTGTCGATGGAAACTGTTCAACGGTTTTTGTAAAAGCGTGGGCGTACGCGTGCTCCAAGATCATGGAACATCCATCTCTCTCAACTTTGCCAACGATATCGTTACCTGAAAATCTAACACCGTTTCTTGATAGATCCGTTATAAAGGACGCGAAAGGACTCGCCCAATCGTTTTCTGACGCGTGGATGAACTTCTCTGGACCAAACAATAGGAGCGTCATGCTCTGGGGAAACAAAAACAACCGTGAAGAAGTCCAGCTCGATAATAATGAGTCGGTTAAAGGCGTGTTTGAATTGAAGCCCTCGCATATTCAGAAGCTCAAGAATTATGTGAAATCCAAAACCGGCATCGCTAAGGTTTCAACTTTTTCTGTTACAGTTGCTTATTCATTATCATGCTTAGTGAAAGCAGAACAACCAGAGCAGGAGCAAGTTGCTCTTGTGTTCCCTGTGGATTGTAG ATCAAGATTGGAACCAGTGGTTTCTCCAACTTATTTTGGTAACTGCCTCATGGGGCGTTTGGTTTTGGAAGAGACAGAGAAGGTGATGGCAAGCGAGGGGTTCGTTACCGTGCTGAAAGGGATAAGCGAGGTTTTGAATGGATTGGAGAGTGGGGTTTTGAATGACGTAGAGAAATGGCAGAGGAAGATTGAATCTGTTTTTTTGGAAGGAAAGAGAGCGTACTCCATTGCTGGTTCAACCCGGTTCGGGGTTTATGGGGTTGATTTTGGATATGGAAGGCCTAAGAAAGTTGATGTTGCTTCGGTGGATAAAACCGGAGCTTTTGCACTTTCTGAGAGTAGAGATGGTGATGGTGGTGTTGAGATTGCTTTGGCTTTGAAGAAGGAACAAATGGAGgtttttttatctcttttttatGGTCAATTTGAATCTTTTTGA
- the LOC110267506 gene encoding uncharacterized protein LOC110267506: MINEIGHIGASCFLQVIGARLVSIGCTQEVSFEMEKKDTATIEELTKFANEKEQKVIELSSSLKQKNAELAGVKSLQLSTEEELKKLKVENQQLGARVKELETELYKADDRDLLCRSRIFSYRNNNFVVSIVLNQQTIPTSKI, encoded by the exons ATGATTAACGAAATTGGCCATATAGGGGCTAGCTGTTTTCTGCAG GTTATTGGTGCTCGCCTTGTGTCAATTGGATGTACACAAGAGGTGTCTTTTGAAATGGAGAAGAAGGATACTGCAACCATTGAGGAGCTAACGAAGTTTGCGAATGAAAAAGAACAAAAGGTGATTGAACTTTCTTCCTCTCTGAAGCAAAAGAATGCGGAGCTTGCTGGTGTAAAAAGTCTCCAATTGTCCACGGAGGAAGAATTGAAAAAATTGAAAGTGGAGAATCAGCAGTTGGGTGCTCGGGTAAAGGAGTTAGAGACCGAGTTATATAAGGCTGATGATCGAGATTTAttgtgtcggtctagaattttttCTTATAGAAATaataacttcgttgtaagcatagttctaaaccaacaaacaattcccacatcaaaaatttga